In Streptomyces sp. NBC_01551, one DNA window encodes the following:
- a CDS encoding sensor histidine kinase KdpD: protein MGRGKLRIYLGAAPGVGKTYAMLSEGHRRVERGADCVVGFVEHHGRPRTEVMLHGLEQVPRKALAYRGAEFTEMDVAAVLARRPAIALVDELAHTNVPGSRNAKRWQDVEELLRAGIDVVTTVNIQHLESLGDVVESITGVRQRETVPDEVVRRADQIELVDMSPQALRRRMAHGNIYRSDKVDAALSNYFRPGNLTALRELALLWVADRADEYLQQYRGEHGIRSTWQARERIVVGLTGGPEGRTLIRRASRMAAKGSGSEILAVYIARSDGLTAASPKELAVQRTLVEDLGGTFHHVIGDDIPDALLEFARGVNATQIVLGSSRRKAWQYVFGPGVGASVARDSGPDLDVHIVTHEHVAKGRGLPVVRTAARLGRTRIIAGWVVGVAFPVLLAVLLTHVDADLGLANDMLLFLSLTVAAALLGGLFPALASAAVGSLLLNYFFAPPLHRFTVSDPKNIVAIAVFFGVAVSVASVVDLAARRTHQAARLRAESEILSFLAGSVLRGEHTLDALLERVRETFAMESVALLERTSEVEPWKPAGSVGPSPVARPEDADVDMPIGDHMALALSGRVLPAEDRRVLGAFAAQAAVVLDRQRLVDQAEEARRLAEGNRIRTALLAAVSHDLRTPLASIKASVSSLRSDDVDWSEEDRAELLEGIEAGADRLDHLVGNLLDMSRLQTGTVTPLIREIDLDEVVPMALLGVPEDSVVLDVPETLPMVAVDPGLLERTVANVVENAVKYSPLGEPVLVAASFLGDRVEVRVVDRGPGVPDEAKDRIFAPFQRHGDAPRGAGVGLGLAVARGFAEAMDGTLAAEDTPGGGLTMVLTLRAVTPDRPPSHVTVDGEGRSDLEDLDPIRQKAGPQ, encoded by the coding sequence ATGGGACGCGGCAAGCTTCGGATATACCTCGGCGCGGCCCCCGGAGTGGGCAAGACGTACGCGATGCTCTCCGAGGGCCACCGCCGGGTCGAGCGGGGCGCCGACTGCGTCGTCGGCTTCGTCGAGCACCACGGGCGACCGCGCACCGAGGTGATGCTGCACGGCCTGGAGCAGGTGCCGCGCAAGGCGCTGGCGTACCGGGGCGCCGAGTTCACCGAGATGGACGTGGCCGCGGTACTGGCCCGTCGGCCCGCCATCGCGCTGGTGGACGAGCTCGCGCACACCAACGTGCCGGGCTCGCGCAACGCCAAGCGCTGGCAGGACGTGGAGGAGCTGCTCCGGGCCGGCATCGACGTCGTCACCACCGTGAACATCCAGCACCTGGAGTCCCTCGGGGACGTCGTCGAGTCGATCACCGGGGTGCGCCAGCGCGAGACCGTCCCCGACGAGGTGGTCCGGCGGGCCGACCAGATCGAGCTCGTGGACATGTCCCCGCAGGCCCTGCGGCGGCGGATGGCGCACGGGAACATCTACCGCTCCGACAAGGTCGACGCGGCCCTGTCCAACTACTTCCGCCCCGGCAACCTGACCGCGCTGCGCGAGCTGGCGCTGCTGTGGGTCGCCGACCGGGCCGACGAGTACCTCCAGCAGTACCGGGGCGAGCACGGCATCCGCTCCACCTGGCAGGCCCGCGAGCGCATCGTCGTCGGGCTCACCGGCGGGCCCGAGGGGCGCACGCTCATCCGCCGCGCCTCCAGGATGGCGGCCAAGGGCTCCGGCAGCGAGATCCTGGCCGTCTACATCGCCCGCAGCGACGGGCTCACCGCGGCCTCGCCGAAGGAGCTCGCGGTCCAGCGCACCCTGGTCGAAGATCTTGGCGGAACGTTCCACCACGTCATCGGGGACGACATCCCGGACGCGCTCCTCGAATTCGCCCGCGGGGTCAACGCCACCCAGATCGTCCTCGGCTCCAGCCGCCGCAAGGCCTGGCAGTACGTCTTCGGCCCCGGTGTCGGCGCCAGCGTCGCCCGCGACTCGGGACCCGACCTCGACGTGCACATCGTCACGCACGAGCACGTCGCCAAGGGCCGGGGGCTGCCCGTGGTCCGCACGGCGGCGCGGCTCGGGCGCACGCGGATCATCGCCGGCTGGGTGGTGGGGGTGGCCTTCCCCGTCCTGCTGGCCGTGCTGCTCACGCACGTGGACGCCGACCTCGGCCTCGCCAACGACATGCTGCTGTTCCTGTCGCTGACGGTGGCCGCCGCGCTGCTCGGCGGGCTGTTCCCGGCGCTGGCCTCGGCGGCCGTCGGCTCGCTGCTGCTGAACTACTTCTTCGCGCCGCCCCTGCACCGGTTCACCGTCTCCGACCCCAAGAACATCGTGGCCATCGCGGTCTTCTTCGGGGTGGCCGTCTCCGTGGCGTCGGTGGTGGACCTGGCCGCCCGGCGCACCCACCAGGCCGCGCGGCTGCGCGCCGAGTCGGAGATCCTGTCCTTCCTGGCCGGGAGCGTGCTGCGCGGCGAGCACACGCTGGACGCGCTGCTGGAGCGGGTGCGCGAGACCTTCGCGATGGAGTCCGTGGCCCTGCTGGAGCGCACGAGCGAGGTCGAGCCCTGGAAACCGGCCGGGAGCGTCGGGCCGAGCCCGGTCGCCCGGCCCGAGGACGCCGACGTGGACATGCCGATCGGCGATCACATGGCGCTGGCCCTGTCGGGGCGGGTGCTGCCCGCCGAGGACCGGCGGGTGCTCGGCGCGTTCGCCGCGCAGGCCGCCGTGGTGCTGGACCGCCAGCGGCTGGTCGACCAGGCCGAGGAGGCGCGCCGGCTGGCGGAGGGCAACCGGATCAGGACCGCGCTGCTCGCCGCCGTCAGCCATGACCTGCGGACGCCGCTGGCCTCGATCAAGGCGTCCGTGTCGTCCCTGCGCTCCGATGACGTGGACTGGTCCGAGGAGGACCGGGCCGAGCTGCTTGAAGGGATCGAGGCCGGCGCCGACCGCCTCGACCACCTCGTGGGCAACCTGCTGGACATGTCCCGGCTGCAGACCGGAACCGTGACCCCGCTGATCCGGGAGATCGACCTGGACGAGGTGGTTCCGATGGCGCTGCTCGGCGTACCGGAGGACAGCGTGGTACTGGACGTGCCCGAGACGCTGCCGATGGTGGCGGTGGACCCGGGGCTGCTGGAGCGGACCGTGGCGAACGTGGTGGAGAACGCGGTCAAGTACAGCCCGCTGGGCGAGCCGGTGCTGGTGGCGGCCAGCTTCCTCGGAGACCGCGTCGAGGTGCGGGTCGTGGACCGCGGGCCGGGCGTGCCCGATGAGGCCAAGGACCGGATCTTCGCCCCGTTCCAGCGGCACGGGGACGCGCCGCGCGGGGCCGGGGTGGGGCTCGGGCTGGCGGTGGCCCGCGGCTTCGCGGAGGCCATGGACGGCACCCTGGCCGCCGAGGACACTCCGGGGGGCGGGCTCACCATGGTCCTCACGCTGCGTGCGGTGACACCCGACCGTCCACCGTCACATGTCACGGTGGACGGCGAAGGCCGCTCTGACCTCGAAGATCTCGACCCGATACGACAGAAGGCAGGCCCTCAATGA